A portion of the Hoplias malabaricus isolate fHopMal1 chromosome 1, fHopMal1.hap1, whole genome shotgun sequence genome contains these proteins:
- the flt1 gene encoding vascular endothelial growth factor receptor 1 isoform X3, giving the protein MLQLFLLMLCGLSSQTLAQDDRKFSTPVLDVNDRHLVLEKNQTLQLNCRGRWGLEWHLPSGVPKNYPGVKKYESRCGKHQKLYCSHLILSPALAQHTGSYRCRYSNTKNKQTSIYVYITDSQQPFVKVQKEIPDVVYMKEGEHLVFPCRVTNPDTNVSLFKFPRQKLGSDQRNIIWKSRKGFVIHSPTYFYIGLFYCETIINGTTYTNKFLTHRPVNRIQDVYLNSTGLVQALQGEMLSLNCTVTAEWNARVSINWIFPGQVNSTTSITKRIMKSRTNMVFYSVLTIDKLRKINKGVYTCHVASGPAHRQANTSVVVYDQPFIRLKHRDGPVVQANAGQKLFRLSPKLRAFPEPEVIWLKDGQVAAERCSRYHVDGYSLVIRDVAEEDAGTYTILTGIQRFQLYQNITLTLVVNVKPRIGEKAVAVQDPGTVPRSSRQALRCTSHGVPLPRIQWLWYPCPPKDLLSRLA; this is encoded by the exons ATGCTGCAGCTCTTTTTGTTGATGCTGTGTGGACTGTCCAGCCAAACACTGGCCCAAG ATGATAGAAAGTTCAGCACTCCAGTTCTGGATGTGAATGATCGACATCTCGTCTTGGAGAAGAACCAGACGCTGCAGCTGAACTGCAG GGGTCGATGGGGGTTGGAATGGCATCTCCCCTCCGGAGTGCCCAAAAACTATCCTGGTGTCAAAAAGTATGAGTCTCGCTGTGGCAAACATCAAAAGCTGTACTGCAGCCACCTGATTCTCAGCCCTGCATTAGCTCAGCATACAGGCTCATACCGCTGCCGCTACAGCAACACTAAGAACAAACAGACCTCCATCTATGTCTACATCACAG ATAGCCAGCAGCCATTTGTGAAGGTGCAGAAAGAGATCCCAGACGTGGTCTACATGAAGGAAGGAGAACACTTAGTTTTTCCCTGCAGAGTCACAAACCCAGACACAAATGTCTCATTGTTCAAA TTTCCTAGACAAAAACTTGGCTCTGATCAGAGGAACATCATTTGGAAGAGCAGAAAGGGCTTTGTCATCCACAGCCCCACGTATTTCTACATTGGCCTTTTCTACTGTGAGACTATTATCAATGGGACTACATACACCAATAAGTTCTTGACACACAGACCAG TGAACAGGATTCAGGATGTCTATTTGAACAGCACAGGCTTGGTTCAGGCTCTCCAGGGAGAGATGCTGTCCTTGAACTGCACCGTTACAGCTGAGTGGAACGCTAGGGTGTCCATCAATTGGATTTTTCCTGGACAG GTCAATAGCACAACCTCAATCACTAAGCGTATTATGAAGAGCAGAACCAACATGGTCTTCTATAGTGTTCTTACTATCGATAAACTGCGCAAGATTAATAAAGGTGTTTATACATGCCATGTGGCAAGTGGTCCAGCACACAGACAAGCAAACACTTCAGTTGTGGTGTATG ACCAGCCTTTCATCAGGCTAAAGCACAGGGATGGCCCAGTGGTACAGGCTAATGCAGGACAGAAATTGTTCCGCCTGTCCCCCAAATTACGAGCTTTCCCTGAACCTGAGGTTATCTG GCTAAAGGATGGCCAGGTGGCAGCTGAGCGATGTTCACGATATCATGTGGATGGATATTCCCTTGTAATTCGAGATGTTGCCGAGGAGGATGCAGGGACCTACACCATCCTCACTGGCATCCAGCGGTTCCAACTTTACCAGAACATCACCCTCACACTTGTGGTAAATG TGAAGCCTCGAATTGGAGAGAAAGCTGTGGCAGTGCAGGACCCAGGCACTGTTCCGCGGAGCAGCAGGCAAGCCCTCCGCTGTACATCTCATGGTGTCCCACTACCTCGGATCCAATGGCTCTGGTATCCCTGCCCTCCTAAAGACCT CCTTTCGCGGCTGGCCTGA
- the flt1 gene encoding vascular endothelial growth factor receptor 1 isoform X2, which yields MLQLFLLMLCGLSSQTLAQDDRKFSTPVLDVNDRHLVLEKNQTLQLNCRGRWGLEWHLPSGVPKNYPGVKKYESRCGKHQKLYCSHLILSPALAQHTGSYRCRYSNTKNKQTSIYVYITDSQQPFVKVQKEIPDVVYMKEGEHLVFPCRVTNPDTNVSLFKFPRQKLGSDQRNIIWKSRKGFVIHSPTYFYIGLFYCETIINGTTYTNKFLTHRPVNRIQDVYLNSTGLVQALQGEMLSLNCTVTAEWNARVSINWIFPGQVNSTTSITKRIMKSRTNMVFYSVLTIDKLRKINKGVYTCHVASGPAHRQANTSVVVYDQPFIRLKHRDGPVVQANAGQKLFRLSPKLRAFPEPEVIWLKDGQVAAERCSRYHVDGYSLVIRDVAEEDAGTYTILTGIQRFQLYQNITLTLVVNVKPRIGEKAVAVQDPGTVPRSSRQALRCTSHGVPLPRIQWLWYPCPPKDLSLSRLA from the exons ATGCTGCAGCTCTTTTTGTTGATGCTGTGTGGACTGTCCAGCCAAACACTGGCCCAAG ATGATAGAAAGTTCAGCACTCCAGTTCTGGATGTGAATGATCGACATCTCGTCTTGGAGAAGAACCAGACGCTGCAGCTGAACTGCAG GGGTCGATGGGGGTTGGAATGGCATCTCCCCTCCGGAGTGCCCAAAAACTATCCTGGTGTCAAAAAGTATGAGTCTCGCTGTGGCAAACATCAAAAGCTGTACTGCAGCCACCTGATTCTCAGCCCTGCATTAGCTCAGCATACAGGCTCATACCGCTGCCGCTACAGCAACACTAAGAACAAACAGACCTCCATCTATGTCTACATCACAG ATAGCCAGCAGCCATTTGTGAAGGTGCAGAAAGAGATCCCAGACGTGGTCTACATGAAGGAAGGAGAACACTTAGTTTTTCCCTGCAGAGTCACAAACCCAGACACAAATGTCTCATTGTTCAAA TTTCCTAGACAAAAACTTGGCTCTGATCAGAGGAACATCATTTGGAAGAGCAGAAAGGGCTTTGTCATCCACAGCCCCACGTATTTCTACATTGGCCTTTTCTACTGTGAGACTATTATCAATGGGACTACATACACCAATAAGTTCTTGACACACAGACCAG TGAACAGGATTCAGGATGTCTATTTGAACAGCACAGGCTTGGTTCAGGCTCTCCAGGGAGAGATGCTGTCCTTGAACTGCACCGTTACAGCTGAGTGGAACGCTAGGGTGTCCATCAATTGGATTTTTCCTGGACAG GTCAATAGCACAACCTCAATCACTAAGCGTATTATGAAGAGCAGAACCAACATGGTCTTCTATAGTGTTCTTACTATCGATAAACTGCGCAAGATTAATAAAGGTGTTTATACATGCCATGTGGCAAGTGGTCCAGCACACAGACAAGCAAACACTTCAGTTGTGGTGTATG ACCAGCCTTTCATCAGGCTAAAGCACAGGGATGGCCCAGTGGTACAGGCTAATGCAGGACAGAAATTGTTCCGCCTGTCCCCCAAATTACGAGCTTTCCCTGAACCTGAGGTTATCTG GCTAAAGGATGGCCAGGTGGCAGCTGAGCGATGTTCACGATATCATGTGGATGGATATTCCCTTGTAATTCGAGATGTTGCCGAGGAGGATGCAGGGACCTACACCATCCTCACTGGCATCCAGCGGTTCCAACTTTACCAGAACATCACCCTCACACTTGTGGTAAATG TGAAGCCTCGAATTGGAGAGAAAGCTGTGGCAGTGCAGGACCCAGGCACTGTTCCGCGGAGCAGCAGGCAAGCCCTCCGCTGTACATCTCATGGTGTCCCACTACCTCGGATCCAATGGCTCTGGTATCCCTGCCCTCCTAAAGACCT CAGCCTTTCGCGGCTGGCCTGA
- the LOC136668697 gene encoding suppressor of tumorigenicity 14 protein homolog isoform X2 has translation MQRRLPGSNKVLHSRLEEQYYLENNEDTLRLLGLNLDDSDDEDDDSDDKADKIKNPNSLQSGKWQLGLQAMSFDLYAKYGNNRTLSLVSPKKPYYQWRLRVPSGHVVRLDIVTLQGATPGSCSANKLSAYDFLLPLQNKIIARWCGLPLSGSSPVMKLTSSGNVMLVTFSFSRQRHGAIFKAYFQAIPKAECGGFLSAWNGSVVSPYYPAYYPPNVDCNWKIRAPLPGYLLSITIVMLDIQDSPASSSCEKDWLEIGGVKLCNPIGDSSRKRIYSSPVLLHFHSDESLTHKGFYLVYRAFSPESTCPRQFRCGDGRCIPLRKVCDGEKDCADGRDEAKCSICKPGEVYCGSGQCRPHGSQCNLHITCGDSSEESNCAGKCHHICPNKICLPKSAMCDGIIDCKDRSDELNCTRAFHKGCSLTSYKCANGKCINKVNPECDGIKDCKDGSDELRCGCGIRPRKRAKIVGGSDAQTGSWPWQVSLQMERYGHVCGASLVGTRWLLSAAHCFQDSDAIKYSDARAWRAYMGMRVMNTASNAAATRQIRRIVQHTQYDQFTSDYDIALLELSAPVFFNELIQPVCVPAPSHAFTSGTSCFVTGWGVLTEEGELATLLQEATVSIINHKTCNKMYDDAVTPRMICAGNIQGGVDACQGDSGGPLVCLERGRRWFLAGIVSWGEGCARQNRPGVYTQVIKFTDWIHQQTKGQV, from the exons ATGCAGCGTCGTCTTCCTGGTTCCAACAAGGTGCTGCACAGCCGCCTGGAGGAACAGTACTACCTGGAGAACAATGAAGACACACTGAGGCTATTGG GACTGAACCTGGACGATAGTGATGATGAAGACGATGACTCTGACGACAAGGCAGATAAGATAAAGAATCCAAACTCTTTACAGAGTGGCAAGTGGCAGCTTGGACTTCAGG CCATGTCTTTTGACCTCTATGCCAAATATGGGAACAATCGCACACTGAGCCTGGTGAGCCCGAAGAAGCCCTATTACCAATGGAGGCTGAGAGTGCCCTCTGGACACGTTGTTCGGCTGGACATAGTTACTCTGCAGGGAGCAACACCAGGGAGCTGCTCAGCCAATAAACTTTCTGCATATGACTTCCTTCTGCCTTTACAGAATAAGATCATTGCCAG GTGGTGTGGTTTGCCGTTGTCTGGATCATCTCCTGTTATGAAACTTACATCGTCTGGAAATGTCATGCTGGTCACATTTTCCTTCAGTCGACAGAGACATGGAGCCATCTTCAAGGCTTACTTCCAGGCTATACCAAAAGCTG AATGCGGTGGCTTCCTCTCCGCTTGGAATGGCTCTGTGGTTTCTCCTTACTATCCAGCTTACTACCCTCCGAATGTGGACTGCAACTGGAAGATCAGG GCTCCGTTGCCAGGCTACCTGCTCTCCATAACCATTGTGATGCTGGACATTCAGGATTCTCCCGCTTCAAGCAGCTGTGAGAAAGACTGGCTGGAAATTGGTGGTGTCAA GTTGTGTAATCCGATTGGGGACAGCAGCAGGAAGAGGATCTACTCATCTCCGGTTTTACTACACTTTCACTCAGACGAGTCCTTAACTCACAAGGGCTTTTATCTGGTCTACAGGGCCTTTTCCCCAGAGAGCA CGTGCCCGAGACAGTTCCGCTGTGGAGACGGACGCTGTATTCCTTTGAGAAaagtgtgtgatggagagaaGGACTGTGCAGATGGCCGAGATGAGGCAAAGTGTT CTATATGCAAACCAGGGGAGGTATACTGTGGGAGTGGACAGTGTAGACCACATGGAAGCCAGTGTAACCTACACATAACTTGTGGAGACAGCAGTGAGGAATCTAATTGTG CAGGTAAATGCCACCACATTTGCCCAAATAAAATATGCTTACCCAAGTCTGCCATGTGCGATGGAATCATAGACTGCAAGGACCGCAGTGACGAGCTCAACTGCACAAGAGCAT TTCATAAGGGCTGTTCACTGACATCCTATAAATGTGCAAATGGGAAGTGTATTAATAAGGTGAATCCAGAGTGTGATGGCATCAAAGACTGCAAGGACGGCTCGGATGAGTTGCGCTGTG GCTGTGGGATTCGGCCAAGGAAAAGGGCAAAGATTGTGGGGGGCTCAGATGCTCAGACTGGCTCATGGCCATGGCAGGTCAGTCTGCAGATGGAGCGCTATGGTCATGTGTGTGGAGCCTCTCTGGTGGGAACCCGCTGGCTTCTCTCGGCCGCCCACTGCTTCCAGGATTCCGACGCAATCAA ATACTCAGATGCTCGTGCTTGGAGGGCCTACATGGGCATGAGGGTGATGAACACTGCCAGTAATGCAGCAGCTACTCGGCAGATCCGTCGCATCGTCCAGCATACTCAGTATGATCAATTCACCTCAGACTATGACATTGCTTTATTGGAGCTCAGCGCTCCTGTGTTCTTTAATGAACTGATCCAGCCTGTCTGCGTCCCTGCTCCCTCCCACGCCTTCACGTCTGGAACAAGCTGCTTCGTCACCGGCTGGGGAGTCCTTACCGAAGAAG GTGAGCTCGCCACGTTGCTGCAAGAGGCCACCGTCAGCATCATCAATCATAAAACTTGCAACAAAATGTACGATGATGCAGTCACTCCCAGAATGATCTGTGCAGGAAATATACAAGGAGGGGTCGATGCCTGTCAA GGAGACTCTGGAGGACCCCTGGTGTGTCTGGAGCGAGGGCGGAGGTGGTTTCTGGCCGGCATTGTGAGCTGGGGAGAGGGCTGTGCCCGGCAGAACCGGCCTGGGGTTTACACACAGGTCATCAAGTTCACAGACTGGATCCACCAGCAGACTAAAGGCCAGGTGTGA
- the LOC136668697 gene encoding suppressor of tumorigenicity 14 protein homolog isoform X1 translates to MRTFPKNTSCEIYSVSGQTRCSPANSPVQDVKDPIKSPVSFKSETQAGSDIKRPGDKRATFRAWRRWALGAAPLIPLSTAVALTLHFFTSSTSPSVFFLGGSVEFSNLSFTPELADPSTLQFHMQSQALIHYFSELYGSSPWRSYYRRTEIVAFSEGVNGLNVYFWSKFSAPSAAVAKELQRGKPAWMQRRLPGSNKVLHSRLEEQYYLENNEDTLRLLGLNLDDSDDEDDDSDDKADKIKNPNSLQSGKWQLGLQAMSFDLYAKYGNNRTLSLVSPKKPYYQWRLRVPSGHVVRLDIVTLQGATPGSCSANKLSAYDFLLPLQNKIIARWCGLPLSGSSPVMKLTSSGNVMLVTFSFSRQRHGAIFKAYFQAIPKAECGGFLSAWNGSVVSPYYPAYYPPNVDCNWKIRAPLPGYLLSITIVMLDIQDSPASSSCEKDWLEIGGVKLCNPIGDSSRKRIYSSPVLLHFHSDESLTHKGFYLVYRAFSPESTCPRQFRCGDGRCIPLRKVCDGEKDCADGRDEAKCSICKPGEVYCGSGQCRPHGSQCNLHITCGDSSEESNCAGKCHHICPNKICLPKSAMCDGIIDCKDRSDELNCTRAFHKGCSLTSYKCANGKCINKVNPECDGIKDCKDGSDELRCGCGIRPRKRAKIVGGSDAQTGSWPWQVSLQMERYGHVCGASLVGTRWLLSAAHCFQDSDAIKYSDARAWRAYMGMRVMNTASNAAATRQIRRIVQHTQYDQFTSDYDIALLELSAPVFFNELIQPVCVPAPSHAFTSGTSCFVTGWGVLTEEGELATLLQEATVSIINHKTCNKMYDDAVTPRMICAGNIQGGVDACQGDSGGPLVCLERGRRWFLAGIVSWGEGCARQNRPGVYTQVIKFTDWIHQQTKGQV, encoded by the exons ATGAGGACTTTCCCCAAAAACACGAGTTGCGAGATTTACAGCGTTTCAGGACAGACACGGTGCTCACCTGCAAACTCACCTGTACAG GACGTAAAGGATCCCATCAAGTCACCAGTCTCCTTTAAAAGTGAGACTCAGGCTGGGTCAGACATCAAGAGGCCAGGGGACAAGAGAGCCACCTTCAGGGCATGGAGGAGGTGGGCACTGGGAGCTGCCCCCCTCATCCCACTTTCCACCGCTGTAGCGCTGACTCTCCACTTTTTTACAT CCTCTACTTCTCCCTCTGTGTTCTTCCTGGGAGGCAGTGTGGAGTTTTCCAACCTCAGCTTCACACCGGAGCTGGCTGACCCGTCCACTCTCCAGTTCCATATGCAGTCTCAGGCACTCATCCACTAC TTCTCAGAGTTGTACGGGTCGTCGCCCTGGAGGTCATATTACCGACGCACAGAAATTGTTGCATTTAG TGAAGGAGTGAATGGACTGAATGTGTACTTCTGGAGCAAGTTTTCTGCTCCGTCGGCTGCAGTTGCAAAGGAGCTCCAGAGAGGGAAGCCTGCTTGGATGCAGCGTCGTCTTCCTGGTTCCAACAAGGTGCTGCACAGCCGCCTGGAGGAACAGTACTACCTGGAGAACAATGAAGACACACTGAGGCTATTGG GACTGAACCTGGACGATAGTGATGATGAAGACGATGACTCTGACGACAAGGCAGATAAGATAAAGAATCCAAACTCTTTACAGAGTGGCAAGTGGCAGCTTGGACTTCAGG CCATGTCTTTTGACCTCTATGCCAAATATGGGAACAATCGCACACTGAGCCTGGTGAGCCCGAAGAAGCCCTATTACCAATGGAGGCTGAGAGTGCCCTCTGGACACGTTGTTCGGCTGGACATAGTTACTCTGCAGGGAGCAACACCAGGGAGCTGCTCAGCCAATAAACTTTCTGCATATGACTTCCTTCTGCCTTTACAGAATAAGATCATTGCCAG GTGGTGTGGTTTGCCGTTGTCTGGATCATCTCCTGTTATGAAACTTACATCGTCTGGAAATGTCATGCTGGTCACATTTTCCTTCAGTCGACAGAGACATGGAGCCATCTTCAAGGCTTACTTCCAGGCTATACCAAAAGCTG AATGCGGTGGCTTCCTCTCCGCTTGGAATGGCTCTGTGGTTTCTCCTTACTATCCAGCTTACTACCCTCCGAATGTGGACTGCAACTGGAAGATCAGG GCTCCGTTGCCAGGCTACCTGCTCTCCATAACCATTGTGATGCTGGACATTCAGGATTCTCCCGCTTCAAGCAGCTGTGAGAAAGACTGGCTGGAAATTGGTGGTGTCAA GTTGTGTAATCCGATTGGGGACAGCAGCAGGAAGAGGATCTACTCATCTCCGGTTTTACTACACTTTCACTCAGACGAGTCCTTAACTCACAAGGGCTTTTATCTGGTCTACAGGGCCTTTTCCCCAGAGAGCA CGTGCCCGAGACAGTTCCGCTGTGGAGACGGACGCTGTATTCCTTTGAGAAaagtgtgtgatggagagaaGGACTGTGCAGATGGCCGAGATGAGGCAAAGTGTT CTATATGCAAACCAGGGGAGGTATACTGTGGGAGTGGACAGTGTAGACCACATGGAAGCCAGTGTAACCTACACATAACTTGTGGAGACAGCAGTGAGGAATCTAATTGTG CAGGTAAATGCCACCACATTTGCCCAAATAAAATATGCTTACCCAAGTCTGCCATGTGCGATGGAATCATAGACTGCAAGGACCGCAGTGACGAGCTCAACTGCACAAGAGCAT TTCATAAGGGCTGTTCACTGACATCCTATAAATGTGCAAATGGGAAGTGTATTAATAAGGTGAATCCAGAGTGTGATGGCATCAAAGACTGCAAGGACGGCTCGGATGAGTTGCGCTGTG GCTGTGGGATTCGGCCAAGGAAAAGGGCAAAGATTGTGGGGGGCTCAGATGCTCAGACTGGCTCATGGCCATGGCAGGTCAGTCTGCAGATGGAGCGCTATGGTCATGTGTGTGGAGCCTCTCTGGTGGGAACCCGCTGGCTTCTCTCGGCCGCCCACTGCTTCCAGGATTCCGACGCAATCAA ATACTCAGATGCTCGTGCTTGGAGGGCCTACATGGGCATGAGGGTGATGAACACTGCCAGTAATGCAGCAGCTACTCGGCAGATCCGTCGCATCGTCCAGCATACTCAGTATGATCAATTCACCTCAGACTATGACATTGCTTTATTGGAGCTCAGCGCTCCTGTGTTCTTTAATGAACTGATCCAGCCTGTCTGCGTCCCTGCTCCCTCCCACGCCTTCACGTCTGGAACAAGCTGCTTCGTCACCGGCTGGGGAGTCCTTACCGAAGAAG GTGAGCTCGCCACGTTGCTGCAAGAGGCCACCGTCAGCATCATCAATCATAAAACTTGCAACAAAATGTACGATGATGCAGTCACTCCCAGAATGATCTGTGCAGGAAATATACAAGGAGGGGTCGATGCCTGTCAA GGAGACTCTGGAGGACCCCTGGTGTGTCTGGAGCGAGGGCGGAGGTGGTTTCTGGCCGGCATTGTGAGCTGGGGAGAGGGCTGTGCCCGGCAGAACCGGCCTGGGGTTTACACACAGGTCATCAAGTTCACAGACTGGATCCACCAGCAGACTAAAGGCCAGGTGTGA